A window from Roseburia sp. 499 encodes these proteins:
- a CDS encoding nucleoside kinase, with the protein MGEIRCKVVINGKEKEYEKGTEFSVLAAEYQSQYQDDIVLVLFNNHLHELNRLLEQDGELSFITTKDKAGRKAYRRSVTLLMQRGVYELAKKEKAEVSVRVEHSISQGYYCELYGKDGKIIPDNAYLLQLKMEMMRLVDEKRPIEKRNMPTDEAVALFRELGMHDKERLFHYRRSSRVNVYSIGNYMDYYYGYMVPDTGYLKYFDLQLYDEGFVVLFPDKNTKLTAEFKPSHKLFQVLKESSEWSDKLDIGTIGALNDAVAQGRIQDVILVSEALMERKIGKLAEEIAAQPDKKFVMIAGPSSSGKTTFSHRLSIQLMAQGVHPHPIALDDYYVNREDTPKDENGKYNFECLEALDIELFNRDMSALLAGERIELPAYNFRTGLREYKGNYKQLGKNDILVIEGIHGLNDKLSYSLPKSSKLKIYISALTQLNIDEHNNLPTTDGRIIRRIVRDARTRNITAKQTIAMWDSVRRGEEQYIFPFQEEADVMFNSALIYELAVLKQYAEPLLFEIDKNCPEYVEAKRLLKFLDYFLPVPSEEIGRNSILREFIGGSCFNV; encoded by the coding sequence ATGGGAGAAATAAGGTGTAAAGTAGTAATAAACGGTAAAGAAAAAGAATATGAAAAAGGAACTGAGTTTTCTGTACTTGCAGCAGAATATCAGTCACAGTACCAAGACGATATTGTACTGGTGCTTTTTAACAATCATTTGCATGAATTAAATCGATTGTTGGAGCAGGATGGAGAGTTATCTTTCATTACAACTAAAGATAAAGCAGGACGTAAGGCATATCGTAGAAGTGTTACACTTTTGATGCAGCGCGGGGTTTACGAACTGGCAAAAAAAGAGAAAGCAGAAGTATCGGTACGGGTAGAACATTCTATTAGCCAAGGGTATTATTGTGAATTATATGGAAAAGACGGCAAGATAATCCCGGATAACGCATATCTGTTGCAATTGAAAATGGAAATGATGCGTTTAGTGGATGAAAAACGCCCGATTGAAAAGCGAAATATGCCTACAGATGAAGCAGTAGCATTGTTTCGGGAACTTGGTATGCATGATAAGGAGCGCCTGTTTCATTATCGCAGAAGTTCCAGAGTAAATGTTTACAGTATTGGTAACTATATGGATTATTATTATGGCTATATGGTACCGGATACCGGATATTTGAAATATTTCGATTTGCAATTATATGACGAGGGATTTGTGGTGTTATTCCCAGATAAAAATACCAAACTTACAGCAGAGTTTAAGCCTTCTCACAAGCTGTTTCAGGTATTGAAAGAGTCAAGCGAGTGGAGCGATAAATTGGATATTGGAACTATTGGCGCTTTAAATGATGCAGTAGCTCAGGGAAGAATCCAAGATGTTATTTTGGTATCAGAAGCATTAATGGAGCGGAAAATTGGAAAACTGGCAGAGGAGATAGCTGCTCAACCGGATAAAAAGTTTGTTATGATAGCAGGACCATCTTCTTCCGGAAAAACTACATTTTCTCATCGACTTTCTATACAGTTAATGGCACAGGGGGTGCATCCTCATCCGATTGCTTTGGATGACTATTATGTAAACCGTGAAGATACACCGAAGGATGAGAATGGAAAATATAACTTTGAGTGTTTGGAAGCATTAGATATTGAACTGTTTAATAGGGATATGTCTGCCCTTCTGGCAGGAGAGAGGATAGAACTTCCGGCTTATAATTTCCGTACTGGATTGCGAGAATATAAGGGCAACTATAAGCAACTTGGAAAGAATGATATTCTGGTAATAGAAGGAATTCATGGATTGAATGATAAGCTTTCCTATTCTTTGCCAAAGTCTAGCAAATTGAAGATTTATATCAGTGCGCTTACACAGCTAAATATTGATGAACACAATAATCTTCCGACTACGGATGGAAGAATTATTCGTAGAATTGTAAGAGATGCCAGAACTAGAAATATTACGGCAAAACAGACCATAGCAATGTGGGATTCTGTAAGGCGTGGGGAAGAGCAATATATTTTCCCATTCCAGGAAGAAGCGGATGTTATGTTTAATTCTGCCTTGATTTATGAACTGGCAGTGTTAAAACAGTATGCAGAACCATTGTTGTTTGAAATCGATAAAAATTGTCCGGAATATGTAGAGGCAAAGCGCCTGCTGAAGTTTTTGGATTATTTCTTACCGGTTCCAAGTGAAGAAATTGGAAGAAATTCTATTTTAAGAGAATTTATTGGTGGAAGTTGTTTCAACGTGTAA
- a CDS encoding tRNA (adenine(22)-N(1))-methyltransferase — protein MVQLSRRLSAVANLVTITGILADVGTDHGYIPVFLAGQKRIQRAIAMDVNQGPLERAKEHIRQYELEDRIETRLSDGLNALKPKEAEGIVIAGMGGNLMKRILMQGEEVAKTAKELILQPQSEIMEFRRFLWESGYVITAEDMVLEDGKYYPMMRATYRSNRKNEPDILAFKYGEKLLEQKHPVLRQYLQWQKKQKEQILEKLQQNAKQDVSSRTQELKQELAYITRGLEMIDGADEK, from the coding sequence ATGGTACAGTTATCAAGACGATTATCAGCAGTTGCCAATCTGGTAACAATCACAGGAATCCTTGCTGATGTGGGGACAGACCACGGCTACATACCGGTATTTCTTGCCGGACAGAAACGGATACAAAGGGCCATTGCTATGGATGTGAATCAGGGACCTTTAGAGAGAGCAAAGGAACATATTCGGCAATATGAGCTGGAAGATAGGATTGAGACCAGATTATCAGACGGACTAAATGCCCTAAAGCCGAAAGAGGCCGAAGGAATTGTGATTGCAGGCATGGGCGGTAATTTAATGAAGCGGATTCTGATGCAGGGAGAAGAAGTTGCAAAAACTGCAAAGGAATTGATTTTGCAACCACAGTCGGAAATTATGGAGTTTCGAAGGTTTCTTTGGGAAAGCGGTTATGTTATCACTGCAGAAGATATGGTGTTAGAAGATGGGAAATATTATCCAATGATGCGAGCAACATATCGCAGTAATAGAAAAAATGAACCGGATATATTAGCGTTTAAATATGGCGAAAAATTATTGGAACAAAAGCATCCGGTATTGCGACAATATTTACAGTGGCAGAAAAAACAGAAGGAACAGATATTGGAAAAGTTGCAACAGAATGCCAAACAGGACGTAAGTAGCAGGACACAGGAACTAAAGCAAGAGCTTGCATATATTACCCGTGGTCTGGAAATGATAGATGGAGCAGATGAAAAATGA
- a CDS encoding aspartate carbamoyltransferase regulatory subunit, with protein sequence MLNVGAITEGFVLDHIQAGMSLSIYHDLKLDELDCCVAIIKNARSNKMGKKDILKVECDIDAVDLDVLGFIDHNITVNIIKGEKIVEKRELHLPKEIKNVITCQNPRCITSIEQELDQIFLLTDPDTETYRCKYCEEKYNTHKKVR encoded by the coding sequence ATGTTAAATGTAGGTGCTATTACAGAAGGGTTTGTGTTAGACCATATTCAAGCCGGAATGAGTCTTTCCATTTACCATGATTTAAAATTAGACGAGCTTGACTGCTGCGTTGCTATTATAAAAAATGCCCGTAGCAATAAAATGGGAAAAAAAGACATTCTAAAAGTGGAATGTGATATTGATGCCGTAGACTTAGACGTACTTGGATTTATCGACCACAACATTACGGTCAATATCATCAAAGGCGAAAAAATTGTAGAGAAACGAGAACTGCATCTTCCAAAAGAAATCAAAAATGTCATTACCTGTCAGAATCCTCGTTGCATTACTTCTATTGAGCAGGAATTAGATCAGATTTTCCTTCTGACAGACCCAGACACAGAAACTTATCGATGCAAATATTGCGAGGAAAAATATAATACTCATAAGAAAGTACGGTAA
- a CDS encoding Nif3-like dinuclear metal center hexameric protein, whose product MKCQEIITILQKQAPEHYACDWDNVGLLVGDSEKEVHKIYIALDATEETIEEAVAAKADMLLTHHPMIFRGLKKVNSADFVGKRVMSLIREDIAYYAMHTNFDVKGMAELAADRMMLKDCQVLDVTCEDEEGLQGIGKVGNLSEPMKVRACAELVKKAFHEEQVKVFGNLDKKISRVAISPGSGKSVIGEALKNGAEVLITGDIDHHEGIDAAAQGMAVIDAGHYGVEKIFIPYMRKYLEENTEGITIIEQPEKKPFVYI is encoded by the coding sequence ATGAAGTGTCAGGAAATCATAACTATTTTGCAGAAGCAGGCACCGGAGCATTATGCCTGTGACTGGGATAATGTGGGACTTTTGGTGGGAGATTCTGAGAAAGAAGTGCATAAGATATATATAGCATTGGATGCCACAGAAGAAACCATAGAAGAAGCAGTAGCGGCAAAGGCAGATATGCTTTTGACCCATCATCCCATGATTTTTAGAGGATTGAAAAAGGTAAATTCCGCGGATTTCGTTGGAAAACGTGTGATGTCTCTGATTCGTGAGGATATAGCTTATTATGCTATGCATACGAATTTTGATGTGAAGGGAATGGCTGAACTTGCAGCAGACCGGATGATGTTGAAAGATTGTCAGGTATTAGATGTGACTTGTGAAGATGAAGAAGGGCTACAAGGAATTGGCAAAGTTGGAAACTTGTCAGAACCGATGAAAGTGCGAGCATGTGCTGAGTTGGTGAAAAAAGCTTTTCACGAGGAACAGGTGAAGGTGTTTGGAAATCTTGACAAAAAGATTTCAAGAGTAGCAATTAGTCCCGGCTCAGGAAAAAGTGTTATTGGCGAAGCATTGAAAAACGGTGCAGAAGTTTTGATTACGGGAGATATTGATCATCATGAAGGAATCGATGCAGCAGCGCAGGGGATGGCAGTCATTGATGCAGGACACTATGGTGTTGAGAAGATTTTTATTCCCTACATGAGAAAATATCTGGAAGAGAATACCGAAGGGATTACGATAATAGAACAACCTGAAAAAAAGCCATTTGTTTATATATAA
- a CDS encoding ATPase, T2SS/T4P/T4SS family, with protein sequence METSWELQEEDFGVLLPYIQKKEVTDIDYNGHELWITDLEHGRYRAEVTVTEEFVEEFTHRIANRVNKPFNRMHNVLEAETKTLRISIVHESAAVSGRSICIRKSLPEVRHTIESMLDTKYCPLPILNLLINCVRAKMNFVFCGEPGVGKTECAKFFSRFIPPNQRAITIEDNLEMHFREINPENDCVELQVSRELSYTDAIKLCLRQNPKWIILSEARSTEVQYLLEQWSTGVCGFTTLHLDDLRNLPDRIMNMIGRAKDAERLENYIYEFVSVGVLIRQRTDEKGRQKRYIDQVCFYDRYRGKNNIYMLLENGEILSKEIPKDIKRKMERAGIAEPFRCKETLAYEPLDMSFLQEEK encoded by the coding sequence GTGGAAACAAGCTGGGAACTTCAAGAAGAGGATTTTGGGGTATTATTACCCTATATACAAAAGAAAGAAGTAACAGATATTGATTACAACGGACACGAGTTGTGGATAACCGATTTAGAGCATGGGCGATATCGTGCAGAAGTGACCGTGACAGAGGAGTTTGTAGAGGAATTTACACATCGGATTGCCAATCGGGTAAATAAACCCTTTAACCGGATGCATAATGTTTTAGAGGCAGAGACAAAGACACTTAGAATTAGTATTGTGCATGAATCGGCGGCAGTGTCCGGACGTTCCATTTGCATTCGTAAGTCCTTGCCGGAGGTAAGGCATACCATTGAAAGCATGTTAGATACGAAGTATTGTCCCTTGCCGATACTAAATCTGTTGATTAATTGTGTAAGGGCAAAGATGAATTTTGTTTTTTGTGGAGAACCGGGAGTAGGAAAAACGGAGTGCGCAAAGTTTTTTTCCAGATTTATACCGCCTAATCAGAGAGCAATTACCATTGAAGATAATCTGGAAATGCATTTTCGGGAAATTAATCCGGAAAATGACTGTGTAGAATTACAAGTGAGCAGGGAATTAAGTTATACAGATGCGATTAAGTTGTGTCTTAGGCAGAATCCAAAGTGGATTATATTGTCAGAGGCACGTTCTACGGAAGTACAGTATTTGTTAGAACAGTGGTCTACCGGAGTATGCGGTTTTACGACGTTACATCTGGATGATTTGAGAAATCTGCCGGATCGAATTATGAATATGATTGGTCGAGCAAAGGATGCAGAGCGTCTGGAAAATTATATCTATGAGTTTGTCAGTGTGGGTGTCTTAATTCGTCAGCGTACAGATGAGAAGGGGCGGCAGAAACGTTATATAGACCAAGTGTGTTTTTATGACCGGTACAGGGGAAAAAACAATATTTATATGTTGTTGGAGAATGGAGAAATCCTGTCAAAAGAAATCCCGAAAGATATCAAAAGAAAAATGGAACGTGCAGGGATAGCGGAGCCATTTCGGTGTAAAGAAACATTGGCATATGAACCGTTGGATATGAGCTTTTTACAGGAGGAAAAATGA
- the rpoD gene encoding RNA polymerase sigma factor RpoD: MEEKTVKFSEKLQELLALAKKKKNVLEYQEISDFFKEMELNAEQFEKILDFLESNNIDILRISDDDDEEDILLDEEDEVEVENIDLSVPDGVSIEDPVRMYLKEIGKVPLLSAEEEIELAKRMELGDQEAKKRLAEANLRLVVSIAKRYVGRGMLFLDLIQEGNLGLIKAVEKFDYRKGYKFSTYATWWIRQAITRAIADQARTIRIPVHMVETINKLIRVSRQLLQELGREPSPEEIAEEMNMPVERVREILKISQEPVSLETPIGEEEDSHLGDFIQDDNVPVPSDAAAFTLLKEQLVEVLGTLTEREQKVLRLRFGLDDGRARTLEEVGKEFNVTRERIRQIEAKALRKLRHPSRSRKLKDYLD, translated from the coding sequence ATGGAAGAAAAAACTGTGAAATTTAGCGAAAAACTGCAGGAGTTATTAGCACTTGCCAAAAAGAAGAAGAATGTACTGGAATATCAGGAGATTAGCGATTTTTTCAAAGAAATGGAACTGAATGCAGAACAATTTGAGAAGATTCTTGACTTTTTGGAGTCGAATAACATTGACATTCTGCGAATTTCCGATGATGACGATGAGGAAGATATTCTGCTTGATGAGGAAGACGAGGTAGAAGTTGAGAATATTGACCTTTCAGTACCGGATGGAGTTTCCATTGAAGATCCCGTTCGTATGTATTTAAAAGAAATTGGTAAAGTACCATTATTAAGTGCAGAGGAAGAGATAGAACTGGCAAAACGTATGGAGTTAGGCGATCAGGAGGCAAAGAAGCGTTTGGCAGAAGCTAACTTACGTTTGGTAGTTTCTATTGCAAAGCGTTATGTGGGACGTGGTATGCTGTTCCTTGATTTGATTCAGGAAGGAAATCTTGGTCTGATTAAGGCAGTAGAGAAGTTTGATTATCGTAAGGGATATAAGTTTTCAACATATGCAACATGGTGGATTCGTCAGGCAATTACCAGAGCAATTGCAGATCAGGCAAGAACCATTCGTATTCCGGTTCATATGGTAGAGACAATCAATAAGTTAATTCGTGTATCCAGACAGCTCTTACAGGAACTGGGAAGAGAACCGTCTCCGGAGGAAATTGCAGAAGAGATGAATATGCCTGTAGAACGTGTTCGCGAGATTTTGAAAATTTCCCAGGAACCTGTATCTTTAGAAACTCCTATCGGAGAGGAAGAAGATAGTCATTTAGGTGACTTTATTCAGGATGATAATGTGCCGGTACCATCTGATGCAGCAGCATTTACTTTATTGAAGGAGCAATTGGTAGAGGTGCTTGGTACTCTGACTGAGAGGGAACAGAAAGTGTTACGTTTGCGTTTTGGATTAGATGATGGTCGTGCAAGAACTCTGGAAGAAGTAGGAAAAGAGTTTAACGTTACCCGTGAACGTATCCGTCAGATTGAAGCAAAGGCGTTAAGAAAGCTTCGTCATCCAAGCAGAAGCCGTAAGTTAAAGGATTACCTGGATTAG
- a CDS encoding putative ABC transporter permease translates to MKKNFIICGLTGWCLEILFTAFDSFRKRELTLIGKTSLWMFPIYGMAAIIKLLYLRIKNLPTLIRASIYSILIFIGEYISGSILKKYNVCPWDYSNARANIKGVIRLDYAPYWMLTGLLYEKIICRKK, encoded by the coding sequence ATGAAAAAAAATTTTATCATTTGTGGTCTCACCGGATGGTGCCTGGAAATTCTTTTTACTGCTTTTGATTCTTTTCGTAAACGCGAACTTACGCTAATAGGAAAGACCTCCTTATGGATGTTTCCTATCTATGGAATGGCTGCTATTATTAAACTACTTTATCTAAGAATCAAAAATCTTCCTACCCTAATACGTGCCTCTATTTATTCCATCCTTATTTTTATAGGAGAATATATCAGTGGCAGTATCTTAAAAAAATATAATGTATGCCCCTGGGACTACAGTAATGCACGGGCAAATATAAAAGGAGTGATACGATTAGATTATGCCCCTTACTGGATGCTTACAGGACTTCTCTACGAAAAAATCATATGCAGAAAAAAATAA
- a CDS encoding PH domain-containing protein — translation MANEKVVLEENEIVYKERKRILFFGLPWTFTKYSITADMITVDSGLLKTEENDCYMYKVQDVKLTATLIERIFGLGTIICYTGDVTNPQLSLVHIKHAKEIKNYLLKASEAARMKRRTVNTQDIGAGDLDLDGDGIPD, via the coding sequence ATGGCAAATGAAAAAGTTGTATTAGAAGAGAATGAAATTGTATACAAAGAGCGAAAAAGAATTCTGTTTTTCGGATTACCTTGGACTTTCACAAAATACAGTATCACTGCAGATATGATTACGGTGGATAGTGGATTGTTAAAGACGGAAGAAAATGATTGCTATATGTATAAAGTACAGGATGTGAAGTTGACGGCTACATTGATAGAACGAATATTTGGACTTGGAACCATTATATGTTATACGGGAGATGTAACAAACCCACAGCTTTCATTAGTACATATTAAGCATGCCAAGGAGATAAAAAATTATCTGCTGAAGGCATCAGAAGCAGCACGAATGAAGAGAAGAACAGTTAATACTCAGGATATTGGTGCTGGTGATTTAGATTTAGACGGAGATGGAATTCCGGATTAA
- the dnaG gene encoding DNA primase: MPYYSEELVEEVRSANDIVDVISGYVRLQKKGSTYFGLCPFHNEKTPSFSVSPGKQMYYCFGCGAGGNVLTFLMQYENYTFPEAMEALADRAGIELPKQEMSQKARQEADKRARILEINKIAAKYFYAQLRMEQGNIGMEYFKKRELTSETMTKFGLGYSNKFSDDLYQYLHKQGYEDDILKDSGLVTIDERRGGHDKFWNRVMFPIMDANNRVIGFGGRVMGEGEPKYLNSPETMIFDKSRNLYGLNIARTTRRPYMLLCEGYMDVIALHQAGFDNAVASLGTAFTPGHANLLKRYTKEVYCTFDSDGAGIKAALRAIPILKEAGLTAKIVNMKPYKDPDEFIKALGPEEYQKRIDNAQNSFMFEIQVMEQNYNLKDPESKTAFYNAIADKILEFEEQLERENYMQAVAEKYQMGFENFRKLVMHRGTRGGITKEPRTLKSGINEKNKKEDGMKQSQKLMLTWLIEEPGLFEIIKPYIGPEDFTEELYREAAKLVFKQYEEGKLNPAKIISMFTEEEQQKEIAGLFNARLKEVTTQSDKEKALKETIIRVKKNSMDYRSKHLDPTDMAGLQKLVADKKNMEKLQKLEICIFPPNKDKI, translated from the coding sequence ATGCCATATTATTCCGAGGAACTGGTAGAAGAAGTGCGTTCTGCCAATGATATAGTAGATGTGATTTCAGGGTATGTCCGGCTTCAGAAGAAGGGCAGTACCTATTTTGGCTTATGTCCCTTTCATAATGAAAAAACCCCATCCTTTTCCGTATCGCCGGGAAAGCAGATGTATTATTGCTTTGGATGCGGAGCTGGCGGGAATGTGCTTACTTTTTTAATGCAATATGAAAACTATACTTTTCCGGAAGCAATGGAGGCATTAGCAGACCGTGCCGGAATTGAACTGCCGAAGCAGGAAATGTCGCAAAAGGCAAGACAGGAAGCGGACAAGCGTGCCAGAATTCTGGAAATTAACAAGATTGCAGCAAAATACTTTTATGCCCAACTTCGTATGGAGCAGGGAAACATTGGAATGGAATATTTCAAAAAACGTGAGTTGACCTCGGAGACTATGACAAAGTTTGGACTAGGTTATTCCAATAAGTTCAGCGATGACCTGTATCAGTATTTACACAAACAGGGATATGAAGATGATATTTTAAAGGATTCCGGTCTTGTGACTATTGATGAACGTAGAGGTGGTCATGATAAGTTCTGGAATCGTGTCATGTTTCCGATTATGGATGCCAACAATCGTGTCATTGGATTTGGCGGACGTGTTATGGGGGAAGGAGAGCCCAAGTATCTCAATTCGCCGGAAACCATGATATTCGATAAGAGCCGTAATCTTTACGGACTTAATATAGCGAGAACCACCAGAAGGCCGTATATGTTGTTGTGCGAGGGCTATATGGATGTAATTGCATTGCATCAGGCAGGCTTTGATAATGCAGTGGCATCACTTGGAACCGCATTTACACCGGGACATGCTAATTTGCTGAAACGTTATACGAAGGAAGTGTATTGTACCTTTGACAGTGACGGTGCCGGAATTAAGGCAGCCTTAAGGGCAATTCCGATTTTAAAGGAAGCAGGGCTTACGGCGAAGATAGTTAATATGAAGCCATACAAGGACCCGGATGAATTTATCAAGGCATTGGGACCTGAGGAATATCAGAAGCGTATTGATAATGCACAGAACAGTTTTATGTTCGAGATTCAGGTTATGGAACAGAATTATAATCTGAAGGATCCGGAAAGTAAAACAGCATTTTACAATGCCATTGCAGATAAGATTCTGGAATTTGAGGAACAGCTGGAACGAGAAAATTACATGCAAGCAGTGGCGGAGAAATACCAGATGGGATTTGAAAATTTCCGGAAGTTAGTAATGCATCGTGGAACCAGAGGTGGAATCACCAAGGAACCTCGGACTTTGAAATCAGGTATCAATGAGAAGAATAAAAAAGAGGATGGTATGAAACAATCCCAGAAATTGATGCTGACTTGGTTGATTGAAGAACCTGGATTGTTTGAGATTATAAAGCCTTATATCGGACCGGAGGATTTCACGGAAGAACTGTATCGGGAGGCAGCAAAACTGGTATTTAAACAATATGAGGAAGGAAAGCTGAACCCGGCAAAGATTATCAGTATGTTTACCGAGGAAGAACAACAAAAGGAGATTGCCGGTCTGTTTAATGCAAGACTGAAGGAAGTAACCACCCAGTCTGATAAGGAAAAGGCATTGAAAGAAACGATTATTCGTGTGAAAAAGAACAGTATGGATTACCGCTCCAAGCATTTAGACCCCACAGATATGGCGGGATTGCAGAAACTGGTCGCGGATAAAAAAAATATGGAAAAACTTCAGAAACTTGAGATTTGCATATTTCCACCAAATAAGGACAAAATATAA
- the pyrB gene encoding aspartate carbamoyltransferase, which produces MRHLMSPLDLSVEELDKLLTLATDIEKNPQKYAHACEGKKLATCFYEPSTRTRLSFEAAMLNLGGKVLGFASADSSSASKGESVSDTIRVISCYADICAMRHPKEGAPLVASQKSSIPVINAGDGGHQHPTQTLTDLLTIRSLKGRLDNLTIGLCGDLKFGRTVHSLIHALIRYPGIRFVLISPEELRVPSYIREDVLKKNNVPFQEVERLEDAIGELDILYMTRVQRERFFNEEDYIRMKDFYILNKAKMELAKDDMIVMHPLPRVNEISVEVDDDPRAAYFKQAQYGVYVRMALILTLLEVEVC; this is translated from the coding sequence ATGCGACATTTAATGAGCCCGCTGGATTTATCCGTTGAGGAACTGGATAAATTACTTACGTTGGCAACTGATATTGAAAAAAATCCTCAGAAATACGCACATGCCTGTGAGGGGAAAAAACTTGCTACTTGTTTCTATGAACCAAGTACGAGAACACGATTAAGCTTTGAAGCAGCCATGTTGAACCTTGGTGGAAAAGTCCTTGGTTTTGCAAGTGCAGACAGCAGTTCTGCTTCCAAAGGTGAAAGTGTTTCCGATACTATTCGCGTTATTTCCTGTTATGCTGATATATGTGCCATGAGACACCCAAAAGAAGGTGCCCCATTGGTTGCTTCTCAAAAATCCAGTATTCCGGTTATCAATGCAGGTGATGGTGGTCATCAGCATCCAACTCAGACACTTACGGACCTTCTTACTATTCGTTCTTTAAAAGGACGTCTTGACAATCTTACCATTGGTCTTTGCGGCGATTTAAAATTTGGACGAACTGTCCACTCATTGATTCACGCACTCATTCGTTATCCCGGCATTCGATTTGTTTTAATTTCACCGGAAGAACTGCGCGTTCCAAGCTATATCCGCGAAGATGTTTTAAAGAAGAACAATGTTCCATTTCAAGAAGTCGAACGTTTAGAAGACGCTATCGGTGAATTAGACATTCTATATATGACACGTGTACAACGAGAACGTTTCTTCAATGAAGAAGACTATATCCGTATGAAAGATTTTTATATCCTAAATAAAGCAAAAATGGAACTGGCAAAGGATGATATGATTGTTATGCATCCACTTCCAAGAGTAAATGAAATCTCCGTGGAGGTAGACGATGACCCAAGAGCTGCTTATTTCAAACAGGCTCAATACGGTGTTTACGTTCGTATGGCTTTGATTCTCACATTATTGGAGGTGGAAGTATGTTAA
- a CDS encoding Mrp/NBP35 family ATP-binding protein: protein MAENKECSGASSCSRESCEGCPSHSGAPKSLIEEGNPFSSVKKVIGVVSGKGGVGKSFVTASLATAMRKRGYEVGILDADITGPSIPKMYGVHGPAEGNDMGLFPVQAEDGTKIMSLNLLMEDEEAPVVWRGPVIASTVKQFWHDVYWGDIDYLFVDMPPGTGDVPLTVFQSLPVDGIVIVTSPQELVQLIVKKAINMAEMMKIPVLGLVENYSFLRCPDCGKEIKLFGESHIDEAAAEMGIPVLGKMPLNPEYAQMVDEGKFAQIENPYLDEAVKKVENI from the coding sequence ATGGCAGAAAATAAAGAGTGTAGTGGTGCATCCAGTTGTTCCAGAGAGAGCTGCGAAGGATGTCCAAGCCACAGCGGTGCGCCAAAGAGTCTGATAGAAGAGGGAAATCCTTTTTCCAGTGTAAAAAAAGTAATTGGAGTAGTTAGTGGAAAAGGTGGTGTAGGGAAATCTTTCGTAACGGCATCTCTTGCTACAGCTATGAGAAAACGAGGATACGAAGTAGGAATTTTAGATGCTGATATTACAGGTCCATCTATTCCGAAAATGTATGGAGTGCATGGACCGGCAGAAGGAAATGATATGGGATTATTTCCGGTACAGGCGGAAGATGGAACAAAGATTATGTCTTTGAATCTTCTTATGGAAGATGAGGAAGCTCCGGTTGTGTGGAGAGGTCCGGTTATTGCATCTACAGTAAAACAGTTTTGGCATGATGTATACTGGGGCGACATCGATTACTTATTTGTAGATATGCCACCGGGAACCGGTGATGTGCCTCTTACGGTATTCCAGTCTCTTCCGGTAGATGGTATTGTCATTGTAACTTCTCCGCAGGAACTAGTGCAGTTGATTGTAAAAAAAGCAATTAATATGGCAGAAATGATGAAAATTCCGGTATTGGGATTAGTAGAAAATTATAGTTTTCTGAGATGTCCGGATTGCGGAAAAGAAATCAAGTTATTTGGAGAAAGTCATATCGATGAAGCAGCGGCAGAAATGGGAATTCCGGTACTTGGAAAGATGCCATTGAATCCGGAGTATGCTCAGATGGTAGATGAAGGAAAATTTGCTCAGATCGAGAATCCTTATCTGGATGAAGCAGTAAAAAAAGTAGAAAACATATAA